In Gopherus flavomarginatus isolate rGopFla2 chromosome 1, rGopFla2.mat.asm, whole genome shotgun sequence, a single genomic region encodes these proteins:
- the LOC127043082 gene encoding zinc finger protein 331-like, with protein MQENYENVTSLAGDAMVCEKEEQNSQQENVKQVDKHKALSQRSERNVPRNRKRGKSCESQHRPEREEGNQPGEKMSKFISCQGTRKSIKETTTQQEILMGKRENTCSECGKNLTQRSALSDHQKSTQVRDLLNAVSVRKPSIAAPTLSGIRESTRGEALRL; from the coding sequence caggtgatgcaatggtatgtgagaaagaggagcagaattctcagcaggaaaatgttaagcaagtggataaacacaaaGCGTTATCGCAAAGATCAGAAAGGAATGTGCCCAGGAATCGTAAGCGGGGAAAATCATGCGAgagtcagcacagaccagaaagagaagagggaaaccagccaggagagaaaatgagtaaatttatttcctgtcagggaactcggAAGAGCAtcaaggaaaccacaacacagcaggaaatcctAATGGGAAAGAGGGAAAATACATGCagcgagtgtgggaaaaacttgaCTCAAAGATCAGCCCTTTCTGATCATCAgaaatccacacaggtgagagacctattgaatgcagtgagtgtgagAAAACCTTcaattgcagctcccaccttatcaggcatcagagaatccacacggggagAGGCCCTTCGATTGTAG